A genome region from Carcharodon carcharias isolate sCarCar2 chromosome 17, sCarCar2.pri, whole genome shotgun sequence includes the following:
- the LOC121289922 gene encoding skin secretory protein xP2-like isoform X3 — protein sequence MALKVAFLAIVILCLIINGSFLNCGAQTIGTDNVPGTPMATPAAPAGEVPGAPDSSAGEAPGAPASPAGEAPGGAASPAGEAPGGAASPAGEAPGAPASPAGKAPGGAASPAGKAPASPAGKALGGAASPAGKAPGAPASPAGKAPASPAGEAPGGAASPAGEAPGSAASPAGEVPGAPDSSAGEAPGAPASPGGEASGGAASPAGEAPASLAGKAPGAPASPAGEAPGGAASPAGVAPGGAASPAGEAPGGAASPAGEAPGGAASPAGEAPGGAASPAGEAPGGADSSAGEAPGAPASPGGEAPGGAASPAGEAPASPAGKAPGAPASPAGEAPGRAASSAGEAPGGAASPAGEAPGGAASPAGEAPGAPASPAGEAPGAPASPAGKAPGGAASPAGEAPASPAGKAPGGAASPAGEAPGGAASPASEAPGGAASPAGEAPGAPASPAGEAPGGAASPAGEAPGGAASPAGEVPGAPDSSAGEAPGAPASPAGEAQGGAISPAGEAPGAPASPAGEAPGGAASPAGEVPGGAASPEGEAPGGAASPAGEAPGGAASPAGEAPGGAASPAGEARTVQSGEVFEHHFIIYLLTGSLLLAVVYILYYSKNKITVLCQKNGSRRTRRPNVSEYQRLDQNLSEIIISLKKRNLD from the exons ATGGCTTTGAAGGTCGCTTTCCTTGCAATTGTTATATTGTGTCTCATCATAAATG GAAGCTTCTTGAATTGTGGAGCACAGACCATCGGAACAGACAACGTACCTGGAACACCGATGGCGACGCCAGCCGCCCCAGCAGGCGAGGTGCCGGGAGCGCCGGACTCCTCAGCAGGCGAGGCGCCGGGAGCGCCGGCCTCCCCAGCAGGCGAGGCGCCGGGAGGTGCGGCCTCCCCAGCAGGCGAGGCGCCGGGAGGTGCGGCCTCCCCAGCAGGCGAGGCGCCGGGAGCGCCGGCCTCCCCAGCAGGCAAGGCGCCGGGAG GTGCGGCCTCCCCAGCAGGCAAGGCGCCGGCCTCTCCAGCAGGCAAGGCGCTGGGAGGTGCGGCCTCCCCAGCAGGCAAGGCGCCGGGAGCACCGGCCTCCCCAGCAGGCAAGGCGCCGGCCTCCCCAGCAGGCGAGGCGCCGGGAGGTGCAGCCTCCCCAGCAGGCGAGGCGCCGGGAAGTGCGGCCTCTCCAGCAGGCGAGGTGCCGGGAGCGCCGGACTCCTCAGCAGGCGAGGCGCCGGGAGCGCCGGCCTCCCCAGGAGGCGAGGCGTCGGGAGGTGCGGCCTCCCCAGCAGGCGAGGCGCCGGCCTCTCTAGCAGGCAAGGCGCCGGGAGCGCCGGCCTCCCCAGCAGGCGAGGCGCCGGGGGGTGCAGCCTCCCCAGCAGGCGTGGCGCCGGGAGGTGCGGCCTCCCCAGCAGGCGAGGCGCCGGGAGGTGCGGCCTCCCCAGCAGGCGAGGCGCCGGGAGGTGCGGCCTCCCCAGCAGGCGAGGCGCCGGGAGGTGCGGCCTCCCCAGCAGGCGAGGCGCCGGGAGGTGCGGACTCCTCAGCAGGCGAGGCGCCGGGAGCGCCGGCCTCCCCAGGAGGCGAGGCGCCGGGAGGTGCGGCCTCCCCAGCAGGTGAGGCGCCAGCCTCTCCAGCAGGCAAGGCGCCGGGAGCGCCGGCCTCCCCAGCAGGCGAGGCGCCGGGGCGTGCAGCCTCCTCAGCAGGCGAGGCGCCGGGAGGTGCGGCCTCCCCAGCAGGCGAGGCGCCGGGAGGTGCGGCCTCCCCAGCAGGCGAGGCGCCGGGAGCGCCGGCCTCCCCAGCAGGCGAGGCGCCGGGAGCGCCGGCCTCCCCAGCAGGCAAGGCGCCGGGAGGTGCGGCCTCCCCAGCAGGCGAGGCGCCGGCCTCCCCAGCAGGCAAGGCACCGGGAGGTGCGGCCTCCCCAGCAGGCGAGGCGCCGGGAGGTGCGGCCTCCCCAGCAAGCGAGGCGCCGGGAGGTGCGGCCTCCCCAGCAGGCGAGGCGCCGGGAGCGCCGGCCTCCCCAGCAGGCGAGGCGCCGGGAGGTGCGGCCTCCCCAGCAGGCGAGGCGCCGGGAGGTGCGGCCTCCCCAGCAGGCGAGGTGCCGGGAGCGCCGGACTCCTCAGCAGGCGAGGCGCCGGGAGCGCCGGCCTCCCCAGCAGGCGAGGCGCAGGGAGGTGCAATCTCCCCAGCAGGCGAGGCGCCGGGTGCGCCGGCCTCCCCAGCAGGCGAGGCGCCGGGAGGTGCGGCCTCCCCAGCAGGCGAGGTGCCGGGAGGTGCGGCCTCCCCAGAAGGCGAGGCGCCGGGAGGTGCGGCCTCCCCAGCAGGCGAGGCGCCGGGAGGTGCGGCCTCCCCAGCAGGCGAGGCGCCGGGAGGTGCGGCCTCCCCAGCAGGCGAGGCGCGAACTGTACAATCAGGAGAAGTCTTTGAACATCACTTCATAATTTATCTACTAACTGGCTCATTGCTTCTCGCAGTGGTGTATATCCTCTACTACAGCAAAAATAAG ATCACTGTCCTGTGTCAGAAAAATGGGTCCAGAAGAACTAGACGTCCAAATGTATCTGAATATCAGCGGCTTGATCAGAATTTAAGTGAAATAATCATCAGTCTGAAAAAGAGAAACCTTGATTAa
- the LOC121289922 gene encoding basic proline-rich protein-like isoform X4 has product MALKVAFLAIVILCLIINGSFLNCGAQTIGTDNVPGTPMATPAAPAGEVPGAPDSSAGEAPGAPASPAGEAPGGAASPAGEAPGGAASPAGEAPGAPASPAGKAPGGAASPAGEAPGAPASPAGKAPGGAASPAGKAPASPAGKAPGGAASPAGKAPASPAGKALGGAASPAGKAPGAPASPAGKAPASPAGEAPGGAASPAGEAPGSAASPAGEVPGAPDSSAGEAPGAPASPGGEASGGAASPAGEAPASLAGKAPGAPASPAGEAPGGAASPAGVAPGGAASPAGEAPGGAASPAGEAPGGAASPAGEAPGGAASPAGEAPGGADSSAGEAPGAPASPGGEAPGGAASPAGEAPASPAGKAPGAPASPAGEAPGRAASSAGEAPGGAASPAGEAPGGAASPAGEAPGAPASPAGEAPGAPASPAGKAPGGAASPAGEAPASPAGKAPGGAASPAGEAPGGAASPASEAPGGAASPAGEAPGAPASPAGEAPGGAASPAGEAPGGAASPAGEAPGGAASPAGEVPGGAASPEGEAPGGAASPAGEAPGGAASPAGEAPGGAASPAGEARTVQSGEVFEHHFIIYLLTGSLLLAVVYILYYSKNKITVLCQKNGSRRTRRPNVSEYQRLDQNLSEIIISLKKRNLD; this is encoded by the exons ATGGCTTTGAAGGTCGCTTTCCTTGCAATTGTTATATTGTGTCTCATCATAAATG GAAGCTTCTTGAATTGTGGAGCACAGACCATCGGAACAGACAACGTACCTGGAACACCGATGGCGACGCCAGCCGCCCCAGCAGGCGAGGTGCCGGGAGCGCCGGACTCCTCAGCAGGCGAGGCGCCGGGAGCGCCGGCCTCCCCAGCAGGCGAGGCGCCGGGAGGTGCGGCCTCCCCAGCAGGCGAGGCGCCGGGAGGTGCGGCCTCCCCAGCAGGCGAGGCGCCGGGAGCGCCGGCCTCCCCAGCAGGCAAGGCGCCGGGAGGTGCGGCCTCCCCAGCAGGCGAGGCGCCGGGAGCGCCGGCCTCCCCAGCAGGCAAGGCGCCGGGAGGTGCGGCCTCCCCAGCAGGCAAGGCGCCGGCCTCTCCAGCAGGCAAGGCGCCCGGAGGTGCGGCCTCCCCAGCAGGCAAGGCGCCGGCCTCTCCAGCAGGCAAGGCGCTGGGAGGTGCGGCCTCCCCAGCAGGCAAGGCGCCGGGAGCACCGGCCTCCCCAGCAGGCAAGGCGCCGGCCTCCCCAGCAGGCGAGGCGCCGGGAGGTGCAGCCTCCCCAGCAGGCGAGGCGCCGGGAAGTGCGGCCTCTCCAGCAGGCGAGGTGCCGGGAGCGCCGGACTCCTCAGCAGGCGAGGCGCCGGGAGCGCCGGCCTCCCCAGGAGGCGAGGCGTCGGGAGGTGCGGCCTCCCCAGCAGGCGAGGCGCCGGCCTCTCTAGCAGGCAAGGCGCCGGGAGCGCCGGCCTCCCCAGCAGGCGAGGCGCCGGGGGGTGCAGCCTCCCCAGCAGGCGTGGCGCCGGGAGGTGCGGCCTCCCCAGCAGGCGAGGCGCCGGGAGGTGCGGCCTCCCCAGCAGGCGAGGCGCCGGGAGGTGCGGCCTCCCCAGCAGGCGAGGCGCCGGGAGGTGCGGCCTCCCCAGCAGGCGAGGCGCCGGGAGGTGCGGACTCCTCAGCAGGCGAGGCGCCGGGAGCGCCGGCCTCCCCAGGAGGCGAGGCGCCGGGAGGTGCGGCCTCCCCAGCAGGTGAGGCGCCAGCCTCTCCAGCAGGCAAGGCGCCGGGAGCGCCGGCCTCCCCAGCAGGCGAGGCGCCGGGGCGTGCAGCCTCCTCAGCAGGCGAGGCGCCGGGAGGTGCGGCCTCCCCAGCAGGCGAGGCGCCGGGAGGTGCGGCCTCCCCAGCAGGCGAGGCGCCGGGAGCGCCGGCCTCCCCAGCAGGCGAGGCGCCGGGAGCGCCGGCCTCCCCAGCAGGCAAGGCGCCGGGAGGTGCGGCCTCCCCAGCAGGCGAGGCGCCGGCCTCCCCAGCAGGCAAGGCACCGGGAGGTGCGGCCTCCCCAGCAGGCGAGGCGCCGGGAGGTGCGGCCTCCCCAGCAAGCGAGGCGCCGGGAGGTGCGGCCTCCCCAGCAGGCGAGGCGCCGGGAGCGCCGGCCTCCCCAGCAGGCGAGGCGCCGGGAGGTGCGGCCTCCCCAGCAGGCGAGGCGCCGGGAGGTGCGGCCTCCCCAGCAGGCGAG GCGCCGGGAGGTGCGGCCTCCCCAGCAGGCGAGGTGCCGGGAGGTGCGGCCTCCCCAGAAGGCGAGGCGCCGGGAGGTGCGGCCTCCCCAGCAGGCGAGGCGCCGGGAGGTGCGGCCTCCCCAGCAGGCGAGGCGCCGGGAGGTGCGGCCTCCCCAGCAGGCGAGGCGCGAACTGTACAATCAGGAGAAGTCTTTGAACATCACTTCATAATTTATCTACTAACTGGCTCATTGCTTCTCGCAGTGGTGTATATCCTCTACTACAGCAAAAATAAG ATCACTGTCCTGTGTCAGAAAAATGGGTCCAGAAGAACTAGACGTCCAAATGTATCTGAATATCAGCGGCTTGATCAGAATTTAAGTGAAATAATCATCAGTCTGAAAAAGAGAAACCTTGATTAa
- the LOC121289922 gene encoding collagen alpha-1(I) chain-like isoform X1, with amino-acid sequence MALKVAFLAIVILCLIINGSFLNCGAQTIGTDNVPGTPMATPAAPAGEVPGAPDSSAGEAPGAPASPAGEAPGGAASPAGEAPGGAASPAGEAPGAPASPAGKAPGGAASPAGEAPGAPASPAGKAPGGAASPAGKAPASPAGKAPGGAASPAGKAPASPAGKALGGAASPAGKAPGAPASPAGKAPASPAGEAPGGAASPAGEAPGSAASPAGEVPGAPDSSAGEAPGAPASPGGEASGGAASPAGEAPASLAGKAPGAPASPAGEAPGGAASPAGVAPGGAASPAGEAPGGAASPAGEAPGGAASPAGEAPGGAASPAGEAPGGADSSAGEAPGAPASPGGEAPGGAASPAGEAPASPAGKAPGAPASPAGEAPGRAASSAGEAPGGAASPAGEAPGGAASPAGEAPGAPASPAGEAPGAPASPAGKAPGGAASPAGEAPASPAGKAPGGAASPAGEAPGGAASPASEAPGGAASPAGEAPGAPASPAGEAPGGAASPAGEAPGGAASPAGEVPGAPDSSAGEAPGAPASPAGEAQGGAISPAGEAPGAPASPAGEAPGGAASPAGEVPGGAASPEGEAPGGAASPAGEAPGGAASPAGEAPGGAASPAGEARTVQSGEVFEHHFIIYLLTGSLLLAVVYILYYSKNKITVLCQKNGSRRTRRPNVSEYQRLDQNLSEIIISLKKRNLD; translated from the exons ATGGCTTTGAAGGTCGCTTTCCTTGCAATTGTTATATTGTGTCTCATCATAAATG GAAGCTTCTTGAATTGTGGAGCACAGACCATCGGAACAGACAACGTACCTGGAACACCGATGGCGACGCCAGCCGCCCCAGCAGGCGAGGTGCCGGGAGCGCCGGACTCCTCAGCAGGCGAGGCGCCGGGAGCGCCGGCCTCCCCAGCAGGCGAGGCGCCGGGAGGTGCGGCCTCCCCAGCAGGCGAGGCGCCGGGAGGTGCGGCCTCCCCAGCAGGCGAGGCGCCGGGAGCGCCGGCCTCCCCAGCAGGCAAGGCGCCGGGAGGTGCGGCCTCCCCAGCAGGCGAGGCGCCGGGAGCGCCGGCCTCCCCAGCAGGCAAGGCGCCGGGAGGTGCGGCCTCCCCAGCAGGCAAGGCGCCGGCCTCTCCAGCAGGCAAGGCGCCCGGAGGTGCGGCCTCCCCAGCAGGCAAGGCGCCGGCCTCTCCAGCAGGCAAGGCGCTGGGAGGTGCGGCCTCCCCAGCAGGCAAGGCGCCGGGAGCACCGGCCTCCCCAGCAGGCAAGGCGCCGGCCTCCCCAGCAGGCGAGGCGCCGGGAGGTGCAGCCTCCCCAGCAGGCGAGGCGCCGGGAAGTGCGGCCTCTCCAGCAGGCGAGGTGCCGGGAGCGCCGGACTCCTCAGCAGGCGAGGCGCCGGGAGCGCCGGCCTCCCCAGGAGGCGAGGCGTCGGGAGGTGCGGCCTCCCCAGCAGGCGAGGCGCCGGCCTCTCTAGCAGGCAAGGCGCCGGGAGCGCCGGCCTCCCCAGCAGGCGAGGCGCCGGGGGGTGCAGCCTCCCCAGCAGGCGTGGCGCCGGGAGGTGCGGCCTCCCCAGCAGGCGAGGCGCCGGGAGGTGCGGCCTCCCCAGCAGGCGAGGCGCCGGGAGGTGCGGCCTCCCCAGCAGGCGAGGCGCCGGGAGGTGCGGCCTCCCCAGCAGGCGAGGCGCCGGGAGGTGCGGACTCCTCAGCAGGCGAGGCGCCGGGAGCGCCGGCCTCCCCAGGAGGCGAGGCGCCGGGAGGTGCGGCCTCCCCAGCAGGTGAGGCGCCAGCCTCTCCAGCAGGCAAGGCGCCGGGAGCGCCGGCCTCCCCAGCAGGCGAGGCGCCGGGGCGTGCAGCCTCCTCAGCAGGCGAGGCGCCGGGAGGTGCGGCCTCCCCAGCAGGCGAGGCGCCGGGAGGTGCGGCCTCCCCAGCAGGCGAGGCGCCGGGAGCGCCGGCCTCCCCAGCAGGCGAGGCGCCGGGAGCGCCGGCCTCCCCAGCAGGCAAGGCGCCGGGAGGTGCGGCCTCCCCAGCAGGCGAGGCGCCGGCCTCCCCAGCAGGCAAGGCACCGGGAGGTGCGGCCTCCCCAGCAGGCGAGGCGCCGGGAGGTGCGGCCTCCCCAGCAAGCGAGGCGCCGGGAGGTGCGGCCTCCCCAGCAGGCGAGGCGCCGGGAGCGCCGGCCTCCCCAGCAGGCGAGGCGCCGGGAGGTGCGGCCTCCCCAGCAGGCGAGGCGCCGGGAGGTGCGGCCTCCCCAGCAGGCGAGGTGCCGGGAGCGCCGGACTCCTCAGCAGGCGAGGCGCCGGGAGCGCCGGCCTCCCCAGCAGGCGAGGCGCAGGGAGGTGCAATCTCCCCAGCAGGCGAGGCGCCGGGTGCGCCGGCCTCCCCAGCAGGCGAGGCGCCGGGAGGTGCGGCCTCCCCAGCAGGCGAGGTGCCGGGAGGTGCGGCCTCCCCAGAAGGCGAGGCGCCGGGAGGTGCGGCCTCCCCAGCAGGCGAGGCGCCGGGAGGTGCGGCCTCCCCAGCAGGCGAGGCGCCGGGAGGTGCGGCCTCCCCAGCAGGCGAGGCGCGAACTGTACAATCAGGAGAAGTCTTTGAACATCACTTCATAATTTATCTACTAACTGGCTCATTGCTTCTCGCAGTGGTGTATATCCTCTACTACAGCAAAAATAAG ATCACTGTCCTGTGTCAGAAAAATGGGTCCAGAAGAACTAGACGTCCAAATGTATCTGAATATCAGCGGCTTGATCAGAATTTAAGTGAAATAATCATCAGTCTGAAAAAGAGAAACCTTGATTAa
- the LOC121289922 gene encoding basic proline-rich protein-like isoform X2 produces the protein MALKVAFLAIVILCLIINGSFLNCGAQTIGTDNVPGTPMATPAAPAGEVPGAPDSSAGEAPGAPASPAGEAPGGAASPAGEAPGGAASPAGEAPGAPASPAGKAPGGAASPAGEAPGAPASPAGKAPGGAASPAGKAPASPAGKAPGGAASPAGKAPASPAGKALGGAASPAGKAPGAPASPAGKAPASPAGEAPGGAASPAGEAPGSAASPAGEVPGAPDSSAGEAPGAPASPGGEASGGAASPAGEAPASLAGKAPGAPASPAGEAPGGAASPAGVAPGGAASPAGEAPGGAASPAGEAPGGAASPAGEAPGGADSSAGEAPGAPASPGGEAPGGAASPAGEAPASPAGKAPGAPASPAGEAPGRAASSAGEAPGGAASPAGEAPGGAASPAGEAPGAPASPAGEAPGAPASPAGKAPGGAASPAGEAPASPAGKAPGGAASPAGEAPGGAASPASEAPGGAASPAGEAPGAPASPAGEAPGGAASPAGEAPGGAASPAGEVPGAPDSSAGEAPGAPASPAGEAQGGAISPAGEAPGAPASPAGEAPGGAASPAGEVPGGAASPEGEAPGGAASPAGEAPGGAASPAGEAPGGAASPAGEARTVQSGEVFEHHFIIYLLTGSLLLAVVYILYYSKNKITVLCQKNGSRRTRRPNVSEYQRLDQNLSEIIISLKKRNLD, from the exons ATGGCTTTGAAGGTCGCTTTCCTTGCAATTGTTATATTGTGTCTCATCATAAATG GAAGCTTCTTGAATTGTGGAGCACAGACCATCGGAACAGACAACGTACCTGGAACACCGATGGCGACGCCAGCCGCCCCAGCAGGCGAGGTGCCGGGAGCGCCGGACTCCTCAGCAGGCGAGGCGCCGGGAGCGCCGGCCTCCCCAGCAGGCGAGGCGCCGGGAGGTGCGGCCTCCCCAGCAGGCGAGGCGCCGGGAGGTGCGGCCTCCCCAGCAGGCGAGGCGCCGGGAGCGCCGGCCTCCCCAGCAGGCAAGGCGCCGGGAGGTGCGGCCTCCCCAGCAGGCGAGGCGCCGGGAGCGCCGGCCTCCCCAGCAGGCAAGGCGCCGGGAGGTGCGGCCTCCCCAGCAGGCAAGGCGCCGGCCTCTCCAGCAGGCAAGGCGCCCGGAGGTGCGGCCTCCCCAGCAGGCAAGGCGCCGGCCTCTCCAGCAGGCAAGGCGCTGGGAGGTGCGGCCTCCCCAGCAGGCAAGGCGCCGGGAGCACCGGCCTCCCCAGCAGGCAAGGCGCCGGCCTCCCCAGCAGGCGAGGCGCCGGGAGGTGCAGCCTCCCCAGCAGGCGAGGCGCCGGGAAGTGCGGCCTCTCCAGCAGGCGAGGTGCCGGGAGCGCCGGACTCCTCAGCAGGCGAGGCGCCGGGAGCGCCGGCCTCCCCAGGAGGCGAGGCGTCGGGAGGTGCGGCCTCCCCAGCAGGCGAGGCGCCGGCCTCTCTAGCAGGCAAGGCGCCGGGAGCGCCGGCCTCCCCAGCAGGCGAGGCGCCGGGGGGTGCAGCCTCCCCAGCAGGCGTGGCGCCGGGAGGTGCGGCCTCCCCAGCAGGCGAGGCGCCGGGAGGTGCGGCCTCCCCAGCAGGCGAGGCGCCGGGAGGTGCGGCCTCCCCAGCAGGCGAGGCGCCGGGAG GTGCGGACTCCTCAGCAGGCGAGGCGCCGGGAGCGCCGGCCTCCCCAGGAGGCGAGGCGCCGGGAGGTGCGGCCTCCCCAGCAGGTGAGGCGCCAGCCTCTCCAGCAGGCAAGGCGCCGGGAGCGCCGGCCTCCCCAGCAGGCGAGGCGCCGGGGCGTGCAGCCTCCTCAGCAGGCGAGGCGCCGGGAGGTGCGGCCTCCCCAGCAGGCGAGGCGCCGGGAGGTGCGGCCTCCCCAGCAGGCGAGGCGCCGGGAGCGCCGGCCTCCCCAGCAGGCGAGGCGCCGGGAGCGCCGGCCTCCCCAGCAGGCAAGGCGCCGGGAGGTGCGGCCTCCCCAGCAGGCGAGGCGCCGGCCTCCCCAGCAGGCAAGGCACCGGGAGGTGCGGCCTCCCCAGCAGGCGAGGCGCCGGGAGGTGCGGCCTCCCCAGCAAGCGAGGCGCCGGGAGGTGCGGCCTCCCCAGCAGGCGAGGCGCCGGGAGCGCCGGCCTCCCCAGCAGGCGAGGCGCCGGGAGGTGCGGCCTCCCCAGCAGGCGAGGCGCCGGGAGGTGCGGCCTCCCCAGCAGGCGAGGTGCCGGGAGCGCCGGACTCCTCAGCAGGCGAGGCGCCGGGAGCGCCGGCCTCCCCAGCAGGCGAGGCGCAGGGAGGTGCAATCTCCCCAGCAGGCGAGGCGCCGGGTGCGCCGGCCTCCCCAGCAGGCGAGGCGCCGGGAGGTGCGGCCTCCCCAGCAGGCGAGGTGCCGGGAGGTGCGGCCTCCCCAGAAGGCGAGGCGCCGGGAGGTGCGGCCTCCCCAGCAGGCGAGGCGCCGGGAGGTGCGGCCTCCCCAGCAGGCGAGGCGCCGGGAGGTGCGGCCTCCCCAGCAGGCGAGGCGCGAACTGTACAATCAGGAGAAGTCTTTGAACATCACTTCATAATTTATCTACTAACTGGCTCATTGCTTCTCGCAGTGGTGTATATCCTCTACTACAGCAAAAATAAG ATCACTGTCCTGTGTCAGAAAAATGGGTCCAGAAGAACTAGACGTCCAAATGTATCTGAATATCAGCGGCTTGATCAGAATTTAAGTGAAATAATCATCAGTCTGAAAAAGAGAAACCTTGATTAa